A DNA window from Callospermophilus lateralis isolate mCalLat2 chromosome X, mCalLat2.hap1, whole genome shotgun sequence contains the following coding sequences:
- the Nap1l2 gene encoding nucleosome assembly protein 1-like 2 produces the protein MAESADYKELSGSSPEEADSKIIMEAPGEPQECGEDAAAGPGDQGERGEEAAAGLSVEGGKGEEAAAGSGKDGEKDTEENSDPDRPKGLIGYLLDTDFVESLPVKVKYRVLALKKLQTRAANLESKFMREFHDIERKFAEMYQPLLEKRRQIINAIYEPTEEECEYKPDCEDYDEEDMEDEEDVHDNEEGMVHEYGDEDDGYDDYYYDYAIEEEEEEEADDDTEATGEENKEEDPKGIPDFWLTVLKNVEALTPLIKKYDEPILKLLTDIKVKLSDPGEPLSFTLEFHFKPNEYFKNELLTKTYVLKSRLAYYDPHPYRGTAIEYSTGCEIDWNEGKNVTLRTVKKKQKHRIWGTIRTVTESFPKDSFFNFFSPHGISLNGGDRNDDFLLGHNLRTYIIPRSVLFFSGDALESQQEGVVREVNDAIYDKIIYDNWMAAIEEVKACCKNLEALVEDIDR, from the coding sequence ATGGCCGAGTCCGCCGACTACAAGGAACTGTCAGGATCCAGCCCAGAAGAGGCTGACAGTAAGATAATAATGGAGGCACCTGGGGAACCTCAGGAGTGCGGTGAAGATGCTGCCGCTGGGCCTGGAGATCAGGGGGAGCGCGGTGAAGAAGCCGCTGCTGGGCTCAGCGTAGAAGGGGGAAAAGGTGAAGAGGCTGCTGCAGGATCCGGGAAAGATGGGGAGAAAGACACTGAGGAGAACTCAGACCCAGATCGTCCAAAAGGACTCATCGGTTATCTTTTAGATACAGACTTTGTTGAAAGTCTACCTGTGAAAGTTAAGTACCGAGTGTTAGCCCTTAAAAAGCTCCAAACTAGAGCGGCCAATTTGGAATCCAAATTCATGAGGGAATTTCATGACATTGAAAGAAAGTTTGCTGAAATGTATCAACCCTTATTGGAAAAAAGACGACAGATCATCAATGCCATCTATGAACCTACAGAAGAGGAATGTGAATATAAACCAGACTGTGAGGACTATGATGAAGAAGACATGGAGGATGAGGAAGATGTGCATGATAATGAGGAAGGCATGGTACATGAGTATGGTGATGAGGATGATGGTTATGATGACTATTATTATGATTATGCCattgaggaagaggaggaggaggaagcagaTGATGAcactgaggccactggagaagagAATAAAGAAGAGGATCCTAAGGGAATTCCAGATTTTTGGCTGACTGTTCTAAAAAACGTCGAAGCACTCACTCCTTTGATTAAGAAATatgatgagcctattctgaagctCCTGACAGATATTAAAGTGAAGCTTTCTGATCCTGGTGAGCCTCTCAGTTTCACACTAGAATTTCACTTCAAACCCAatgaatatttcaaaaatgaactgTTGACAAAGACCTATGTGCTGAAGTCAAGGCTAGCATATTATGATCCCCATCCTTATAGGGGAACTGCAATTGAGTATTCCACAGGCTGTGAGATTGATTGGAATGAAGGAAAGAATGTCACTTTGAGAACCGTCAAGAAGAAGCAGAAACATCGGATCTGGGGAACAATACGAACTGTGACTGAAAGTTTTCCCAAGGattcattcttcaatttcttctctcCTCATGGAATCAGCTTAAATGGAGGGGATAGGAATGATGATTTTTTACTTGGTCACAATTTACGTACTTATATAATTCCAAGATCAGTATTATTTTTCTCAGGTGATGCACTTGAATCTCAGCAAGAGGGGGTAGTTAGGGAAGTTAATGATGCAATTTATGACAAAATTATTTATGATAATTGGATGGCTGCAATTGAGGAGGTTAAAGCCTGTTGCAAAAATCTTGAGGCATTAGTAGAAGACATTGATCGTTAA